In Nicotiana tabacum cultivar K326 chromosome 19, ASM71507v2, whole genome shotgun sequence, one DNA window encodes the following:
- the LOC107774599 gene encoding uncharacterized protein LOC107774599, whose protein sequence is MDVYSWFRRSLSRTTATTTTAVTAQPNVEEEELLYGLTDQLLDFIKSFSIDTFRNFSLPDEEDGNNDGGGDNVRKDLSDWQQRHALLVLSKLKELSQLRFKLCPRYLKEHQFWAIYFALVKGYIAKYELRAIQLDTLKQIRMENENAPDVSACEVEMSEAKQTTDVSPTTSEEHN, encoded by the exons ATGGATGTGTATTCATGGTTCCGACGAAGTCTCTCTAGAACTACTGCTACTACGACCACCGCTGTTACTGCTCAACCTAACGTTGAGGAGGAGGAGCTACTCTACGGCCTCACTGACCAATTACTCGATTTTATCAAATCCTTCTCCATTGATACCTTTCGCAACTTCTCTCTCCCag ATGAGGAGGATGGTAACAACGACGGCGGTGGAGATAATGTACGGAAAGATCTATCTGATTGGCAACAGCGTCATGCTTTGCTTGTTCTTTCCAAACTCAAG GAACTCTCACAACTGAGGTTCAAATTATGTCCACGTTATTTGAAGGAGCACCAGTTTTGGGCGATATATTTTGCACTTGTTAAGGGTTATATTGCCAA ATATGAGCTACGTGCTATACAATTAGATACACTCAAACAGATAAGAATGGAAAatgaaaatgcaccagatgtttctGCATGCGAAGTTGAGATGTCTGAAGCGAAGCAAACAACAGATGTATCACCTACAACTTCTGAGGAGCACAATTAG
- the LOC107774597 gene encoding cyclin-dependent kinase inhibitor 3 isoform X2, translating to MGKYMRKAKITGDVAVMEVSQATPLGVRTRARTLALQRLHSSSTSPPPSASASDSCYLQLRSRRLEKPPTPLSDHRKTKNLHTEENPKSDSRFLVSRSVGSVSITQKDGFLDVNEISFGENTLDFEHRDSTRESTPCSLVMEADATVNPGSATRRTNLNTTAQRTRDSILRNIPSAQEMEEFFTFAEQQQQRLFMEKYNFDVVNDLPLTGRYEWIRVDY from the exons ATGGGAAAGTATATGAGAAAAGCTAAAATAACAGGGGACGTGGCAGTGATGGAGGTGTCACAGGCAACTCCACTCGGTGTTCGCACCAGAGCAAGAACCCTAGCCCTTCAGCGCCTTCACTCTTCCTCCACTTCGCCGCCGCCGTCTGCTTCTGCTTCAGACTCTTGTTACCTTCAGCTTCGTTCCCGCCGCCTTGAGAAACCACCCACCCCTCTCTCCGACCACAGAAAGACCAAGAACCTTCACACAGAGGAAAACCCAAAATCTGATTCGAGGTTTTTAGTGTCTCGCTCTGTTGGGTCTGTTTCAATTACACAAAAAGATGGTTTCTTGGATGTGAATGAAATTTCATTTGGAGAGAATACTCTTGATTTTGAACACAGAGATAG CACTAGAGAAAGCACACCTTGTAGCCTGGTGATGGAAGCCGATGCTACGGTCAACCCTGGTTCCGCGACAAGGCGAACAAACTTAAACACAACAGCTCAAAGAACAAgggactctattcttagaaacaTCCCTTCAGCTCAAGAAATGGAGGAATTTTTCACCTTTGCCGAGCAGCAACAACAGCGCCTTTTTATGGAGAA GTACAACTTTGATGTGGTAAACGATTTACCGCTTACTGGCCGGTATGAATGGATTAGGGTGGATTACTGA
- the LOC107774597 gene encoding cyclin-dependent kinase inhibitor 3 isoform X1: MGKYMRKAKITGDVAVMEVSQATPLGVRTRARTLALQRLHSSSTSPPPSASASDSCYLQLRSRRLEKPPTPLSDHRKTKNLHTEENPKSDSRFLVSRSVGSVSITQKDGFLDVNEISFGENTLDFEHRDRSTRESTPCSLVMEADATVNPGSATRRTNLNTTAQRTRDSILRNIPSAQEMEEFFTFAEQQQQRLFMEKYNFDVVNDLPLTGRYEWIRVDY; the protein is encoded by the exons ATGGGAAAGTATATGAGAAAAGCTAAAATAACAGGGGACGTGGCAGTGATGGAGGTGTCACAGGCAACTCCACTCGGTGTTCGCACCAGAGCAAGAACCCTAGCCCTTCAGCGCCTTCACTCTTCCTCCACTTCGCCGCCGCCGTCTGCTTCTGCTTCAGACTCTTGTTACCTTCAGCTTCGTTCCCGCCGCCTTGAGAAACCACCCACCCCTCTCTCCGACCACAGAAAGACCAAGAACCTTCACACAGAGGAAAACCCAAAATCTGATTCGAGGTTTTTAGTGTCTCGCTCTGTTGGGTCTGTTTCAATTACACAAAAAGATGGTTTCTTGGATGTGAATGAAATTTCATTTGGAGAGAATACTCTTGATTTTGAACACAGAGATAG AAGCACTAGAGAAAGCACACCTTGTAGCCTGGTGATGGAAGCCGATGCTACGGTCAACCCTGGTTCCGCGACAAGGCGAACAAACTTAAACACAACAGCTCAAAGAACAAgggactctattcttagaaacaTCCCTTCAGCTCAAGAAATGGAGGAATTTTTCACCTTTGCCGAGCAGCAACAACAGCGCCTTTTTATGGAGAA GTACAACTTTGATGTGGTAAACGATTTACCGCTTACTGGCCGGTATGAATGGATTAGGGTGGATTACTGA